A part of Rhopalosiphum maidis isolate BTI-1 chromosome 3, ASM367621v3, whole genome shotgun sequence genomic DNA contains:
- the LOC113558146 gene encoding uncharacterized protein LOC113558146, with protein MGNLPKFRLQQVKPFLVTGVDYAGPISLRTSTTRRTVSCQAYIYLFVCMTKKALHLELASDLSTERFLMALCRFISRRGPIQEIHSDCGTNFVGAANLFRTVDEFTQSAEYQDKCRDYLTARNITWHFNPPSASHFGGLWEAGVKSVKTLLYQTLGLQRLKYEELTTLLTRNESTLNSRPLGALSPDPNNFEVLTPSHFLTLMPSTATVDQDLSSIPMSRYQRWRLIKDLHHHFWNHWQTDFLQTLQRRTKWSTNQENLKVDTLVLIREPTAPLHWKLARVVQLHPGLDGIVRVATVQTQNGLFKRPTVKLCPLPIY; from the coding sequence ATGGGAAACCTACCGAAATTCAGATTACAACAAGTAAAACCTTTTTTAGTCACAGGAGTTGATTATGCTGGTCCTATATCGTTAAGAACGTCAACAACCCGCCGAACTGTATCATGCCAGGCATACATCTATCTGTTTGTTTGTATGACCAAAAAGGCGCTACATCTAGAACTCGCTTCAGACTTATCCACAGAAAGGTTCCTTATGGCTCTCTGTCGATTCATTTCACGCAGGGGCCCGATTCAGGAAATCCACAGCGACTGTGGCACCAACTTTGTGGGTGCCGCCAATTTGTTCCGGACAGTCGACGAATTTACGCAGTCTGCAGAGTACCAAGACAAATGCCGTGATTACCTCACTGCACGAAACATCACTTGGCACTTCAACCCACCATCTGCCTCCCACTTTGGAGGCCTGTGGGAGGCTGGAGTAAAATCAGTCAAAACATTACTCTATCAAACGCTTGGTCTCCAACGACTCAAATATGAAGAATTGACAACGTTGTTAACTCGGAATGAATCAACATTGAATTCCCGTCCGTTGGGCGCTCTGAGTCCCGATCCAAATAACTTTGAGGTTCTCACACCTAGTCATTTCTTGACACTCATGCCCAGCACAGCCACTGTTGACCAAGACCTTAGCTCAATTCCAATGTCCCGATACCAGCGCTGGAGACTTATCAAGGACCTACATCACCATTTCTGGAACCATTGGCAGACGGACTTCTTACAGACCCTACAACGGCGAACCAAATGGTCAACAAACCAAGAAAACCTCAAGGTGGACACATTAGTCCTTATCCGTGAACCCACCGCACCGCTGCATTGGAAACTGGCCCGGGTAGTTCAATTGCATCCTGGGTTAGACGGAATTGTTCGAGTAGCCACGGTGCAGACACAGAATGGGCTTTTCAAACGTCCAACAGTTAAACTCTGTCCTTTGCCAATATATTGA